A stretch of the Sphingomonas sp. CL5.1 genome encodes the following:
- a CDS encoding enoyl-CoA hydratase-related protein has translation MTQLGNDAVTVETRGNVMLVTINRPEARNAVNRFVHEGVGDALEAADADPEIRCVIVTGAGDKSFCAGADLVALSRGESLTPDDKAKQAWGFAGIVSHAISKPVITCVNGTALGGGLEITLACDLAVAVDSAQFGLPEPKRGLFAAAGGVFRLPEQLPKKIAMEMILTGDPITAQRALELGLVNAIAPREALLDTAFALAARITVNAPLSVQASKRMALGIVDGKVARDEAAWAQNRAEAKIVFTSEDSREGPKAFAEKRAPVWKAR, from the coding sequence ATGACTCAACTTGGTAATGACGCGGTGACGGTCGAGACGCGCGGCAACGTGATGCTGGTCACGATCAACCGCCCGGAGGCGCGCAACGCGGTCAACCGCTTCGTCCACGAAGGCGTCGGCGACGCGCTGGAGGCGGCGGACGCGGACCCCGAGATCCGCTGCGTCATCGTCACCGGCGCGGGCGACAAGTCGTTCTGCGCCGGGGCGGACCTCGTGGCGCTGTCGCGCGGTGAGAGCCTGACGCCGGACGACAAGGCCAAGCAGGCGTGGGGTTTCGCCGGCATCGTCAGCCACGCCATCTCCAAGCCGGTGATCACCTGCGTCAACGGCACGGCGCTGGGCGGCGGGCTGGAGATCACGCTCGCCTGCGACCTGGCGGTGGCGGTGGACAGCGCGCAATTCGGCCTGCCCGAACCGAAGCGCGGGCTGTTCGCGGCGGCCGGCGGCGTGTTCCGCCTGCCCGAGCAATTGCCGAAGAAGATCGCGATGGAGATGATCCTGACGGGCGACCCGATTACCGCTCAGCGCGCGCTGGAACTCGGCCTCGTCAACGCGATCGCCCCGCGCGAGGCGCTGCTCGACACCGCCTTCGCGCTGGCGGCGCGGATCACGGTCAACGCCCCGCTTTCGGTGCAGGCGTCGAAGCGGATGGCGCTGGGAATCGTCGACGGCAAGGTGGCGCGCGACGAGGCGGCATGGGCGCAGAACCGCGCCGAGGCGAAGATCGTCTTCACCAGCGAGGATTCGCGCGAGGGGCCGAAGGCCTTCGCCGAGAAGCGCGCGCCGGTGTGGAAGGCGCGC